One Mycolicibacterium goodii genomic region harbors:
- a CDS encoding UDP-N-acetylmuramoyl-L-alanyl-D-glutamate--2,6-diaminopimelate ligase, with the protein MAMKLRPSRPVGHHLAPLAAAVGAVASDGTALSDIAAVHVTGVTLRGQDAMPGDLFAALPGATAHGARYAADAVAAGAVAVLTDPSGAELLAGSLDVPVLVHPAPRSVLGEAAAIVYGRPAERLRVVGVTGTSGKTTTTYLAEAGLRAAGRAAGLIGTVGVRIDGTDLPSALTTPEAPALQALLALMVEHGVDTVVMEVSSHALAQGRVDGIDFALGGFTNLSRDHLDFHPTMADYFEAKARLFDPQSPNHAAAAVICVDDEFGIQMAARAQAPQTVSTGDMDADWRVEKITTAGPGAQEFVLVDPRGVHHQLGVGLPGRYNVANAALAVALLDAVGVSPEQAAPGLRSASVPGRLESIDRGQDFLALVDYAHKPGALQAVLQTLREAHPRRIAVVFGAGGDRDPGKREAMGRVAAELADLVVVTDDNPRNEDPDAIRAAILAGAAAVASDAEIAEIGDRRTAIERAVAWAGPGDIVLIAGKGHESGQTVAGHTRPFDDRDELAAALEASGKAGEPTA; encoded by the coding sequence ATGGCCATGAAGCTGCGTCCCAGCCGTCCCGTCGGCCATCACCTCGCACCACTGGCTGCCGCCGTCGGAGCGGTTGCCTCCGACGGCACCGCGCTGTCCGATATCGCCGCGGTGCACGTCACCGGTGTGACGCTGCGGGGTCAGGATGCGATGCCGGGCGATCTGTTCGCGGCGCTGCCCGGCGCCACCGCGCACGGCGCCCGTTACGCGGCCGACGCGGTGGCCGCCGGTGCGGTCGCGGTGCTGACCGATCCGTCCGGGGCCGAACTGCTCGCGGGCTCGCTCGACGTCCCGGTGCTCGTGCATCCCGCACCTCGCTCGGTGCTCGGTGAGGCCGCCGCGATCGTGTACGGCCGCCCGGCCGAACGACTCCGGGTGGTCGGTGTCACCGGCACGTCCGGCAAGACCACCACCACCTATCTCGCCGAGGCCGGCCTGCGGGCCGCGGGCCGGGCCGCGGGGCTGATCGGCACCGTCGGCGTCCGTATCGACGGCACCGATCTGCCCAGTGCGCTGACCACGCCGGAGGCGCCCGCGCTGCAGGCGCTGCTCGCGCTCATGGTCGAACACGGCGTCGACACCGTCGTGATGGAGGTGTCCAGCCACGCACTGGCGCAGGGGCGGGTCGACGGCATCGACTTCGCGCTCGGCGGGTTCACCAACCTGTCGCGCGACCATCTCGACTTCCATCCGACGATGGCGGACTACTTCGAGGCGAAGGCTCGGCTGTTCGATCCGCAGTCACCCAACCACGCGGCCGCCGCGGTGATCTGTGTCGACGACGAGTTCGGGATCCAGATGGCGGCGCGTGCCCAGGCGCCGCAGACCGTCAGTACCGGGGACATGGACGCCGACTGGCGGGTCGAGAAGATCACCACGGCAGGCCCGGGCGCCCAGGAGTTCGTGCTCGTCGACCCCAGGGGCGTGCACCATCAACTCGGCGTCGGATTGCCCGGCCGCTACAACGTCGCCAACGCCGCGCTGGCCGTCGCGCTGCTCGACGCCGTGGGAGTGTCGCCCGAGCAGGCCGCGCCCGGTCTGCGGTCGGCCAGTGTGCCCGGGCGACTGGAGTCGATCGATCGCGGGCAGGACTTCCTCGCGCTCGTGGACTACGCCCACAAGCCAGGTGCGCTGCAGGCCGTGCTTCAGACGCTGCGCGAGGCGCATCCGCGTCGGATCGCGGTGGTGTTCGGCGCGGGCGGCGACCGGGATCCGGGCAAGCGTGAGGCGATGGGGCGGGTCGCCGCCGAATTGGCCGATCTCGTCGTCGTCACCGACGACAACCCGCGCAACGAGGACCCCGACGCCATCCGCGCGGCGATCCTCGCGGGTGCGGCCGCGGTCGCCTCGGATGCCGAGATCGCCGAGATCGGCGACCGGCGCACGGCCATCGAGCGCGCCGTGGCGTGGGCCGGGCCGGGTGACATCGTGCTGATCGCGGGTAAAGGCCATGAGAGCGGTCAGACCGTCGCCGGGCACACCCGGCCGTTCGACGACCGGGATGAACTGGCCGCGGCACTGGAAGCGTCGGGCAAAGCAGGGGAACCAACCGCATGA
- a CDS encoding DUF3040 domain-containing protein, producing MPLSDHEQRMLDQIESALYAEDPKFASSVRGGTLRAPSARRRIYGAGLFVLGLAMLVTGVAVKALMIGGFPILSVIGFMVMFGGVVFAITGPRVAGGIDKSSAPSGSPRQRKQRGGGSFTNRMEDRFRRRFDD from the coding sequence ATGCCACTCTCCGATCATGAGCAGCGCATGCTCGATCAGATCGAGAGCGCGCTCTATGCCGAGGATCCGAAGTTCGCCTCGAGCGTTCGAGGTGGGACTCTACGCGCGCCTTCGGCGCGTCGCAGGATCTACGGTGCGGGGCTGTTCGTTCTCGGATTGGCGATGCTGGTCACCGGCGTCGCGGTCAAGGCCTTGATGATCGGCGGTTTCCCGATCCTCTCGGTCATCGGTTTCATGGTGATGTTCGGCGGCGTCGTGTTCGCCATCACCGGTCCGCGGGTCGCGGGCGGGATCGACAAGTCGTCGGCGCCGTCCGGGTCGCCGCGACAGCGCAAGCAACGCGGCGGTGGTTCGTTCACCAACCGTATGGAGGATCGCTTCCGCCGGCGCTTCGACGACTGA
- the mraY gene encoding phospho-N-acetylmuramoyl-pentapeptide-transferase encodes MMLILIAVGIALTVSILLTPALIRLFTRQGLGHEIREDGPPSHAKKRGTPSMGGVAILAGIWAAYLGTHLVGMAMGGDGPSASGLLVLGLATVLGGVGFIDDMIKLKRARNLGLNKTAKTVGQLFAAVLFGVLALQFRNGDGLTPGSAELSYVREIATVTLAPALFVLFCVVIVSAWSNAVNFTDGLDGLAAGAMAMVTAAYVLITFWQYRNACATAPGLGCYNVRDPLDLALVAAATAGACVGFLWWNAAPAKIFMGDTGSLALGGIIAGISVTSRTEILAVVLGALFVAEVTSVVVQILAFRTTGRRVFRMAPFHHHFELVGWAETQVIIRFWLLTAIACGLGVALFYGEWLTAVGA; translated from the coding sequence ATGATGCTGATCCTCATCGCCGTCGGGATCGCGCTGACGGTTTCCATCCTGCTGACGCCTGCGCTGATCCGGCTGTTCACCAGACAGGGTCTGGGGCACGAGATCCGCGAGGACGGGCCGCCCAGCCACGCCAAGAAACGCGGCACGCCGTCGATGGGCGGCGTCGCGATCCTCGCCGGCATCTGGGCCGCCTACCTCGGCACGCATCTGGTCGGGATGGCGATGGGCGGCGACGGCCCTTCGGCGTCGGGTCTGCTGGTGCTCGGCCTGGCGACCGTGCTGGGCGGCGTCGGCTTCATCGACGACATGATCAAACTCAAGCGCGCCAGGAACCTGGGGCTGAACAAGACCGCCAAGACGGTCGGCCAGTTGTTCGCCGCGGTGCTGTTCGGTGTACTGGCGCTGCAGTTCCGCAATGGTGACGGGTTGACCCCGGGCAGCGCCGAGCTGTCGTACGTGCGCGAGATCGCGACCGTGACGCTGGCCCCCGCGTTGTTCGTGCTGTTCTGCGTCGTGATCGTCAGCGCCTGGTCGAACGCGGTGAACTTCACCGACGGCCTCGACGGGCTCGCGGCGGGCGCGATGGCGATGGTCACGGCGGCCTACGTGCTGATCACGTTCTGGCAGTACCGCAACGCGTGCGCGACGGCGCCCGGCCTCGGCTGTTACAACGTGCGCGACCCGCTGGACCTCGCGCTGGTCGCGGCGGCGACGGCGGGCGCGTGCGTGGGCTTTTTGTGGTGGAATGCCGCGCCGGCCAAGATCTTCATGGGTGACACCGGATCGCTCGCGCTGGGCGGCATCATCGCCGGCATCTCGGTCACCAGCCGCACCGAGATCCTCGCGGTGGTGCTCGGCGCGCTGTTCGTCGCCGAGGTCACCTCGGTGGTGGTCCAGATCCTGGCGTTCCGCACGACGGGGCGCCGCGTGTTCCGCATGGCTCCGTTCCACCACCACTTCGAGCTTGTCGGGTGGGCCGAGACCCAGGTCATCATCCGGTTCTGGCTCTTGACGGCCATCGCGTGCGGTCTCGGCGTGGCCCTGTTCTACGGCGAGTGGCTGACGGCCGTCGGTGCCTGA
- the rsmH gene encoding 16S rRNA (cytosine(1402)-N(4))-methyltransferase RsmH yields MKLCATSSDAAIHQVAGLDLARATRPLPELALAYFPNARSVDSDRDHGAGAVRCGDVAEVCSVTNDPDHGHIPVLLDRCVELLAPALTRTDPHGTDAVLVDATLGAGGHSERFLTDFPALRVIGLDRDPNALTIAGDRLAPFGDRVTLVRTRYDGIASALAEAGVRRIDGVLFDLGVSSMQLDQKQRGFSYSADAPLDMRMDPDAPLTAAEIVNTYDAKTLTRILRDYGEERFAGRIADKIVRRRARQPFTTTAELVELLYEAIPAPARRTGGHPAKRTFQALRIAVNAELESLRAAVPAALAALRPGGRIVVMSYQSLEDRIVKQAFGTVTASRTPPGLPIELPGHEPEFVAVTRGAERADEQEIERNPRSAPVRLRALEKVGGRGS; encoded by the coding sequence ATGAAACTCTGCGCGACATCATCTGATGCGGCCATTCATCAGGTGGCAGGCCTGGACCTAGCCCGTGCAACGCGGCCTCTGCCCGAATTGGCCCTGGCGTACTTCCCCAACGCCAGGTCCGTGGATTCGGACAGAGACCACGGTGCAGGGGCGGTCCGGTGCGGAGACGTTGCGGAGGTGTGTTCAGTGACGAACGATCCGGATCACGGACATATCCCGGTTCTGCTGGACCGTTGCGTCGAACTGCTCGCGCCTGCGCTCACGCGTACCGATCCCCACGGCACCGACGCGGTGCTCGTCGACGCCACCCTCGGCGCCGGCGGCCACTCGGAGCGGTTCCTCACCGATTTCCCGGCGTTGCGCGTCATCGGGCTCGACCGCGACCCCAATGCCCTGACCATCGCCGGCGACCGGCTCGCGCCGTTCGGCGATCGGGTCACCCTGGTCCGCACGCGTTACGACGGCATCGCCTCGGCGCTCGCCGAAGCCGGTGTCCGCCGGATCGACGGCGTGTTGTTCGACCTGGGCGTGTCGTCGATGCAGCTCGACCAGAAGCAGCGGGGTTTCTCCTATTCCGCGGACGCGCCGCTCGACATGCGGATGGACCCAGACGCGCCGCTCACCGCGGCCGAGATCGTCAACACCTACGACGCCAAGACGCTCACCCGGATCCTGCGCGACTACGGCGAGGAGCGGTTCGCCGGACGTATCGCCGACAAGATCGTGCGCCGACGGGCGCGGCAACCGTTCACCACGACAGCCGAACTCGTCGAGCTTCTGTACGAGGCCATCCCGGCACCGGCACGGCGCACCGGCGGTCACCCGGCCAAGCGCACGTTCCAGGCCCTGCGGATCGCCGTCAACGCCGAACTGGAATCGCTGCGCGCGGCCGTGCCCGCGGCGCTGGCGGCGTTGCGCCCGGGCGGCCGGATCGTGGTGATGTCGTACCAGTCGCTGGAGGATCGCATCGTCAAGCAGGCTTTCGGCACGGTCACGGCATCACGGACCCCGCCGGGCCTACCCATCGAACTGCCCGGCCACGAACCGGAGTTCGTGGCCGTCACCCGCGGCGCCGAGCGCGCCGACGAGCAGGAGATCGAGCGAAATCCACGTAGTGCCCCGGTGCGACTGCGAGCACTTGAAAAGGTTGGGGGAAGGGGCAGCTGA
- a CDS encoding UDP-N-acetylmuramoyl-tripeptide--D-alanyl-D-alanine ligase, translating to MIEMTIAHIAEIVGGELADITPEQAAATRVTGTVEFDSRAVGPGGLFLALPGARSDGHDFAAAAVEAGAAVVLAARPVGVPAIVVRPGDVVDPASGALEHDTDGSGAAVLAALARLAAAVAAELTADGLKIIGVTGSSGKTSTKDLLAAVLTPLGEVVAPPGSFNNELGHPWTVLRATRDTDFLVLEMSARHPGNIAALAAIAPPSIAVVLNVGTAHLGEFGSREMIAKTKAELPQSVGASGVVVLNADDTAVAAMAGQTAARVVRISREPGSDIDVWAGPVTLDELARPRFTLYTRDGGEVAVHLAVHGDHQVSNALCAAAVALECGATPQQVADALAAAGPASRHRMQVGTRSDGVTVINDAYNANPDSMRAGLKALAWMARQDSGEQPGGKRRSWAVLGEMAELGDDAITEHDAIGRFAVRLDVSRLLVVGSGRAMNAMHHGAVMEGSWGSESTMVADADAALAVLRDELRPGDVVLVKASNSVGLAALAEALVADEDSSDGRATAR from the coding sequence ATGATCGAGATGACCATCGCGCACATCGCCGAGATCGTCGGCGGTGAACTGGCCGACATCACCCCTGAGCAGGCGGCCGCGACGCGCGTCACCGGCACTGTGGAGTTCGATTCGCGCGCGGTCGGGCCCGGCGGGCTGTTTCTGGCGCTGCCGGGCGCTCGGTCGGACGGTCATGACTTCGCCGCGGCGGCGGTCGAGGCGGGTGCGGCGGTGGTGCTCGCCGCACGGCCGGTCGGCGTTCCCGCGATCGTCGTGCGGCCCGGCGATGTGGTCGACCCGGCCTCGGGCGCGCTCGAACACGACACCGACGGCTCGGGTGCCGCCGTGCTCGCAGCGCTCGCGCGGCTGGCCGCGGCCGTGGCGGCCGAACTCACCGCGGACGGGTTGAAGATCATCGGCGTCACCGGCTCGTCGGGCAAGACGTCCACCAAGGATCTGCTGGCGGCGGTCCTGACCCCGCTGGGGGAGGTGGTCGCCCCGCCCGGCTCGTTCAACAACGAACTCGGCCATCCGTGGACCGTGCTGCGCGCGACGCGCGACACCGATTTCCTGGTGCTGGAGATGTCGGCCCGCCATCCCGGCAACATCGCCGCGCTGGCCGCGATCGCGCCGCCGTCGATCGCGGTGGTGCTCAACGTCGGGACCGCGCACCTCGGGGAGTTCGGTTCGCGCGAGATGATCGCCAAGACCAAGGCCGAACTGCCCCAATCCGTCGGCGCTTCGGGTGTCGTCGTACTCAACGCCGACGACACCGCGGTGGCCGCCATGGCGGGTCAGACCGCCGCGCGCGTCGTGCGGATCTCGCGTGAGCCCGGTTCAGACATCGACGTGTGGGCGGGGCCGGTGACGCTCGACGAGCTCGCCCGGCCGCGCTTCACCCTGTACACCCGCGATGGCGGCGAGGTCGCCGTGCACCTCGCGGTGCACGGCGATCACCAGGTGTCCAACGCGCTGTGCGCGGCCGCCGTCGCGCTCGAGTGCGGGGCGACGCCGCAGCAGGTGGCCGACGCGCTCGCGGCGGCGGGCCCGGCGTCGCGGCACCGCATGCAGGTCGGCACGCGTTCCGACGGCGTAACGGTGATCAACGACGCCTACAACGCCAATCCGGACTCCATGCGGGCCGGGCTCAAGGCGCTGGCCTGGATGGCCCGGCAGGACTCCGGAGAACAACCGGGTGGCAAGCGGCGCAGTTGGGCCGTGCTGGGCGAGATGGCCGAACTCGGCGACGACGCGATAACCGAGCACGACGCGATCGGTCGATTCGCCGTGCGCTTAGATGTCTCTCGATTACTCGTCGTGGGATCCGGGAGGGCTATGAATGCCATGCACCATGGCGCGGTGATGGAGGGATCCTGGGGTTCGGAATCCACCATGGTCGCCGACGCCGATGCGGCATTGGCCGTGTTGCGCGATGAACTGCGGCCGGGCGATGTGGTGTTGGTCAAGGCGTCCAACTCCGTGGGTCTGGCCGCGCTGGCCGAGGCGCTGGTGGCCGACGAGGACAGCTCCGACGGACGGGCCACTGCGCGATGA
- the murD gene encoding UDP-N-acetylmuramoyl-L-alanine--D-glutamate ligase, translated as MSGSDPSGLAPLTPGAPVLVTGAGVTGRAVLAALQPLGVAATLCDDNADTLAALAADGVAVVAPDAAIASIGSYAVVVTSPGFAPSAPVLAAAAEAGVPIWGDVELAWRLDAAGRYGPPRRWLVVTGTNGKTTTTSMLHAMLTAGGRRSVLCGNIGDPVLAVLDRPSELLAVELSSFQLHWAPSLHPEAGVVLNVAEDHLDWHGSMDAYARAKARVLDGRVAVVGLDDPVAAGLLRTAAAPVRVGFRLGEPSAGELGVRGGKLIDRAFGDAVELVDSADIGVAGPVGVLNALAAAALARAVGVAPQAIGAALASFEVGRHRAEVVGTSGGVVYVDDSKATNPHAAQASIAAYDRVVWIAGGLLKGASVDELVHQVANRLAGVVLIGRDRHLVADALSRHAPDVPVVELVTGEDSGVLGTNESIESVGDHVTRVIEVGDRPVPDAVMTAVVSAARGLAAPGDTVLLAPAGASFDQFSGYGQRGDAFAAAVRAAIG; from the coding sequence GTGTCGGGAAGCGATCCGAGCGGTCTGGCGCCGTTGACGCCAGGCGCGCCGGTGCTGGTCACCGGCGCGGGCGTCACCGGCCGCGCCGTGCTGGCCGCGCTGCAACCGCTGGGCGTGGCCGCGACGCTGTGCGACGACAACGCCGACACGCTCGCGGCCCTGGCCGCCGACGGGGTCGCGGTGGTCGCGCCGGACGCCGCGATCGCGTCGATCGGCAGTTACGCGGTGGTGGTCACCAGCCCGGGTTTCGCGCCGAGCGCGCCTGTGCTGGCCGCGGCAGCGGAAGCGGGCGTGCCGATCTGGGGTGACGTGGAACTGGCGTGGCGGCTCGACGCCGCGGGTAGGTACGGTCCGCCGCGACGTTGGCTGGTGGTCACGGGCACCAACGGCAAGACCACGACGACGTCGATGCTGCACGCCATGCTGACCGCGGGTGGCCGTCGAAGTGTGTTGTGCGGCAACATCGGTGATCCCGTGCTCGCGGTGCTCGACCGGCCCTCGGAGTTGCTGGCGGTCGAGTTGTCGAGTTTCCAGCTGCATTGGGCGCCGTCGCTGCACCCCGAGGCGGGCGTGGTGCTCAACGTCGCCGAGGACCACCTGGACTGGCACGGGTCGATGGATGCCTATGCCCGCGCCAAGGCCAGGGTGCTCGACGGCCGGGTCGCGGTCGTCGGTCTCGACGACCCGGTTGCCGCGGGGCTGCTGCGCACCGCGGCCGCCCCGGTGCGTGTCGGGTTCCGGCTCGGCGAGCCGTCCGCCGGCGAACTCGGTGTGCGTGGCGGCAAGCTGATCGACCGTGCGTTCGGCGACGCTGTCGAGTTGGTCGATTCTGCGGATATCGGTGTTGCCGGCCCGGTCGGTGTGCTCAATGCACTGGCCGCGGCCGCGCTGGCCCGCGCGGTCGGGGTGGCGCCGCAGGCGATCGGCGCGGCGCTCGCATCGTTCGAGGTCGGCAGGCATCGGGCCGAGGTCGTGGGCACCTCGGGCGGCGTGGTGTACGTCGATGACTCCAAGGCCACCAACCCGCACGCGGCGCAGGCGTCGATCGCCGCGTACGACCGCGTGGTGTGGATAGCCGGTGGCTTGTTGAAAGGCGCCTCGGTCGATGAGCTGGTACATCAGGTGGCGAATCGGCTCGCCGGTGTCGTGCTGATCGGGCGTGATCGGCACTTGGTTGCCGATGCGTTATCGCGACACGCCCCGGATGTCCCCGTGGTCGAGCTTGTGACGGGGGAGGATTCTGGGGTGCTTGGGACAAATGAGTCAATTGAGTCAGTTGGTGATCATGTGACTCGTGTGATCGAAGTGGGGGACCGGCCGGTCCCCGACGCGGTCATGACAGCGGTGGTGTCGGCCGCCCGGGGCCTCGCTGCCCCCGGCGACACCGTATTGCTGGCACCCGCAGGCGCGTCCTTCGATCAGTTCAGCGGCTACGGCCAGCGCGGCGACGCCTTCGCCGCGGCCGTGCGCGCTGCGATCGGGTAG
- the mraZ gene encoding division/cell wall cluster transcriptional repressor MraZ, which produces MFLGTYTPKLDDKGRLTLPAKFRDALAGGLMVTKSQDHSLAVYPRDEFEKLARRASQASRSNPEARAFLRSLAAATDEQHPDAQGRITLSADHRRYANLSKDCVVIGSVDYLEIWDAQAWQEYQQAHEENFSAATDETLRDII; this is translated from the coding sequence GTGTTCCTGGGTACCTACACGCCCAAGCTCGACGACAAGGGGCGGCTCACACTGCCCGCCAAATTTCGCGACGCACTGGCAGGAGGGTTGATGGTCACCAAGAGTCAAGATCACAGCCTTGCCGTGTATCCCCGCGACGAGTTCGAGAAGCTGGCCCGGCGTGCGTCGCAGGCCTCCCGGAGCAATCCGGAGGCACGCGCCTTCCTGCGCAGCCTGGCCGCCGCGACCGACGAGCAGCATCCCGATGCGCAAGGCCGCATCACGCTGTCGGCGGACCACCGCCGCTACGCAAACCTCTCCAAGGACTGCGTGGTGATCGGTTCCGTCGACTACCTGGAGATCTGGGACGCACAAGCCTGGCAGGAGTACCAGCAAGCCCACGAAGAGAACTTCTCCGCGGCCACCGATGAAACTCTGCGCGACATCATCTGA
- a CDS encoding peptidoglycan D,D-transpeptidase FtsI family protein, with the protein MSRRGDRSRTPAQPRKKAQVDQPRSARTRRTRAPETEAGLHSSSFVFRHRTGNLAILAVLIIAAAQLFTLQVPRAAGLRAEAASQLKVTDITPAIRGSIVDRNNDKLAFTIEARALTFQPTRVRKQLEEAWQKAKDAGSSASDDVPDPDKRLDDIAREVAARLNNSPDAKTVLKKLKSNETFVYLARAVDPAIADAITDKFPEVGSERQDLRQYPGGSLAANIVGGIDWDGHGLLGLEDSLDAVLAGTDGSVTYDRGSDGVVIPGSYRNRHDAVDGSTVQLTIDDDIQFHVQQQVQMAKDASGAKNVSAVVLDAKTGEVLAMSNDNTFDPSQDIGRQADRQMGNLPVSSPFEPGSVNKIVTAAAAIEYGLTNPDEVLQVPGSIHMGGVTVRDAWSHGVMPYTTTGVFGKSSNVGTLMLAQRVGPERFYDMLRKFGLGQRTNVGLPGESSGLLPPIDQWSGSSFSNLPIGQGLSMTLLQMTAMYQTVANDGVRVPPRIIKSTIAPDGTVTEEERPEGVRVISEETARTLRSMFRSIVQRDPMGVQQGTGPQAAVEGYQIAGKTGTAQQINPACGCYYDDVYWITFAGMAPSDDPRYVIGIMMDAPHRAADGSPGSSAAPLFHEIASWLLQRHNVPLSPDPGPPLTLQAT; encoded by the coding sequence ATGAGCCGCCGCGGCGACCGCTCGCGGACGCCTGCGCAGCCGCGCAAGAAGGCGCAGGTGGATCAACCGCGCTCGGCGCGGACCCGGCGTACCCGCGCGCCCGAGACCGAAGCCGGTTTGCACAGTTCGTCTTTCGTGTTCCGGCACCGCACCGGCAACCTCGCGATCCTCGCGGTGCTGATCATCGCCGCGGCGCAGTTGTTCACGCTGCAGGTGCCGCGTGCGGCGGGCCTGCGCGCCGAGGCGGCCAGTCAGCTCAAGGTCACCGACATCACCCCGGCGATCCGCGGCAGCATCGTCGACCGCAACAACGACAAGTTGGCGTTCACCATCGAGGCCAGGGCGCTGACGTTCCAGCCGACCCGGGTGCGCAAACAACTCGAAGAGGCCTGGCAGAAGGCGAAAGACGCCGGCTCGTCCGCATCCGACGATGTCCCCGACCCCGACAAGCGGCTCGACGACATCGCCCGAGAGGTGGCCGCCCGGCTGAACAACTCGCCGGACGCCAAGACCGTGCTGAAAAAACTCAAGAGCAACGAGACCTTCGTCTACCTCGCGCGTGCGGTCGATCCCGCGATCGCCGACGCGATCACCGACAAGTTCCCCGAAGTCGGTTCGGAGCGGCAGGATCTGCGTCAGTACCCGGGTGGGTCGCTGGCCGCCAACATCGTCGGCGGCATCGACTGGGACGGGCACGGCCTGCTCGGCCTCGAGGACTCACTGGACGCGGTGCTCGCAGGCACCGACGGCTCGGTCACCTACGACCGCGGTTCGGACGGCGTGGTCATCCCGGGCAGCTACCGCAACCGCCACGATGCGGTCGACGGGTCGACGGTCCAATTGACCATCGACGACGACATCCAGTTCCATGTGCAGCAGCAGGTGCAGATGGCGAAGGACGCGTCCGGGGCCAAGAACGTCTCGGCAGTGGTGCTCGACGCCAAAACCGGTGAGGTGCTGGCGATGTCGAACGACAACACGTTCGACCCGAGCCAGGACATCGGCCGCCAGGCCGACCGGCAGATGGGCAACCTGCCGGTGTCCTCGCCGTTCGAACCCGGGTCGGTCAACAAGATCGTGACCGCCGCGGCCGCCATCGAGTACGGCCTCACCAACCCCGACGAGGTGCTCCAGGTCCCCGGGTCGATCCACATGGGTGGCGTCACGGTGCGTGACGCGTGGAGCCACGGCGTGATGCCCTACACCACCACCGGTGTGTTCGGTAAGTCGTCCAACGTCGGCACGCTGATGCTGGCACAGCGGGTGGGCCCCGAACGGTTCTACGACATGCTGCGCAAGTTCGGCCTCGGCCAGCGCACCAACGTCGGCCTGCCGGGCGAGAGTTCGGGCCTGCTCCCGCCGATCGACCAGTGGTCGGGTAGCTCGTTTTCGAACCTGCCCATCGGGCAGGGTCTTTCGATGACGCTGCTGCAGATGACCGCGATGTATCAGACCGTCGCCAACGACGGTGTACGCGTCCCGCCGCGGATCATCAAGTCCACCATCGCCCCTGACGGCACGGTCACCGAAGAGGAACGCCCGGAAGGCGTCCGGGTGATCAGCGAGGAGACGGCCCGGACCCTGCGTTCCATGTTCCGCTCGATCGTCCAGCGGGATCCGATGGGCGTGCAGCAGGGGACCGGTCCACAGGCCGCGGTCGAGGGCTACCAGATCGCGGGCAAGACCGGAACCGCGCAGCAGATCAACCCGGCGTGCGGCTGCTACTACGACGACGTCTACTGGATCACGTTCGCCGGCATGGCGCCGTCGGACGATCCCAGATATGTGATCGGCATCATGATGGACGCCCCGCACCGCGCGGCCGACGGATCGCCCGGCTCGTCGGCGGCCCCGTTGTTCCACGAGATCGCGTCGTGGCTGCTGCAGCGGCACAACGTTCCGCTCTCGCCTGATCCCGGTCCGCCGTTGACATTGCAGGCCACCTGA